The Streptomyces sp. R28 region GGCACCTACACCCCGCGCCGCGCCAAGGACCCGGTCAACGGCGGCCCGATCCCGTTCATCGAGGTCACGGAGGCGAAACCGGTGGCGGAGCCGACGGACCCGTACGACGAGAGCTGGAACAACTGACGTAGCCCGCCCTCGATACCCCGCCCTCGACACCCCGTCCCGGGCACCCCGCCCCCGGCACCCCGCGTACCCCTGACCCCCTGGGGGGCAAGGGGCCGCTGTGACGACTCCGCCCGTGCGTCACCGCCCGCCTCGGCGACCCAGAACCGCACCTTCCCGCCGGCGCAACTCCCGGATCATTTCTGCGAGTTCGATCACTTGGAGATCGTGGCGGCGCGCACGAGGTGCGGCAGCCCCCTGCGTCGGACCTTCGCGAACCTCCCCCCCCGCTGCACCGCTGACCGGATGGCCCCTTGCCGTCGCCGGGGAGTCCCCCTACTGTGAACCACAAATCTGATGGACCGTCAGATTCAGATTCCGGCGGTCCGCCGGCAGGCACGAGGGGGCCAGACGTGGCGACCGCCAACCGCAGTACCACCGACAGCAGCACCAAGGATCTGCCCAAGGTCATCAGCGTGGACGATCATGTGATCGAGCCCGCGCACCTCTTCGAGACCTGGCTCCCGGCCAAGTACCGGGACCGGGGCCCGAAGCCCCTCACCGCCGGTATCGGCGAGCTCGAGTACATCGGCGGGAAGTACCGGTTCACCACCGACCCGGACGGCCAGATCACCGACTGGTGGGAGTACGAGGGCGACCTCTTCCCGTACAAGCGCATCATCGCGGCCGTCGGCTTCTCCCGGGACGAGATGACGCTCGACGGCATCACCCGCGAGCAGATGCGGCGCGGCTGCTGGGACCCCAAGGCACGGCTGGAGGACATGGACATCAACCATGTCGAGGCCTCGCTCTGCTTCCCCACCTTCCCCCGCTTCTGCGGTCAGACCTTCGCCGAGGCCAAGGACAAGGAGGTCGGGCTGGCCTGCGTGCGCGCCTACAACGACTGGATGGTCGAGGAGTGGTGCGGCGACAGCGGCGGCCGGCTGATCCCGCTCTGCCTCATCCCGCTGTGGGACATCGACCTCGCGGTCGCGGAGATCCACCGGAACGCGGCACGCGGGGTGCGCGCGGTGACGTTCAGCGAGATCCCGACGTATCTGGGGCTGCCCTCCATCCACTCCGGCTACTGGGACCCGTTCTTCGCGGCCTGCGAGGAGACCGGCACGGTCGTCAACATGCACATCGGCAGCAGCTCCCAGATGCCGGCCGCCTCCCCGGACGCCCCACCCGCGGTCCAGGCGTCCCTGTCCTTCAACAACGCCATGGCGTCGATGATGGACTTCCTCTTCTCCGGGGTCCTGGTGAAGTTCCCCCGGCTGAAACTCGCGTACAGCGAGGGCCAGATGGGCTGGATCCCGTACGCCCTGGAGCGCGCGGACGACGTGTGGGAGGAGCACCGGGCCTGGGGCGGCGTGAAGGACCTGATCCCGGAGCCGCCGTCGACGTACTACTACCGCCAGATCTTCTGCTGCTTCTTCCGCGACAAGCACGGCATCGAGGCGATCGAGACGGTCGGCGTCGACAACGCGACCTTCGAGACGGACTACCCGCACGTCGACTCGACCTGGCCGGAGACGAAGCGGGTGGCCGCGGAACATGTGGGCGGGCTCTCCGACGAGGTGGCCTACAAGCTGCTGCGGGGCAACGCCATCCGGATGCTCGGCCTGTCCTTCGATCAGTGATTGGGAGGGCCCGGCAGATGGGCAGTCCAGTCGTGTCAACCCGACCAGGGTCCACGACGGGAGTGCGGATGAAGGTCAGAATCGACCCCACCCTCTGCTACGGCTCCGCCGAGTGCGTGCACAGGGCTCCGGCCGTCTTCGACTTCGTGGACGAGTACGGCGTGGTGCGACCGGGACGGGAGGACAGCGGCGACGACCCGCAGGTGCGGGAGGCCGCCGAGAGGTGCCCGTCCCAGGCCATCTCCCTCACCAGCTAGCGGTGGACAGCGGGTAGCGGCGGTCATGGCGTAGCGGCGGTCATGGAGTAGAGGCGGTCAGCGATCCGACGGATACCGCCAGCCGAAGGAGCCCAGCGCCCGCGCCCTGGCCTCCGCCACCGCCATGCGCGCCGCCCGCTCCGCCGGGTCCAGGTGGGCCGACTGACCGGTCGCCTGGCCCTCCCACTTGCGGTAGAGGAGCCCCACCTCCGCCGAGAACCAGCCCCGGCTCACGGAGTTGAGCGCGAGCAGCAGGCCCGTGTCCTCGGACGCGGGGAGCGCCATCCAGCCGCCGAGGGCGAGCAGGAGGTCCCGGCGTACGCAGAGGGTCGCGGGGTGGACCGGGGCGCGGAAGTCGTTCGCCTTCCAGAAGTCGAGCACGGCGCCTCGCTCGACGGGCCCCTCGTCGGGGTCGCCGGGGAATCCGGCCGTCGTGCCGTCCGGCAGGAGGTCCAGCACCCGGGAGGTCGTCCAGCCGAGGGTGCGGTCGGCTTCGAGGACCGCCAGGTCACGGGCGAGGACACCCGGGGTGAGCTGGTCGTCGGCGTCCAGGATCTTCACGTACTCGCCCTCGGCATGCGCGAGCGCGATGGTGCGCGCCACGCCGGGCCCCCCGGGCCGGCCCTGACGGAAGGTCACGCGCGCGTCATCGGGGACGTGCGGGCGGACCTCGTCCGTCTTCCCGTCCTCCTGGATCACCCAGTGCCACTCCCACCCCGCCGGCAACTCCTGTTCGCGCAGCGACTTGTGGGCATCCGGCAGGAACGCCGCCGAAGGGCCGTGGACAGCAGTGACGATGATGACGCGCCGACCCACTGCGGCACTCACCACCTTTCCAGGGAAGTGGTGAAGACCAGCTCCGCGCGGTCGCCGGGCAGCGTGACCTCGGAGATCTCCACGACGCGGTCGGTGATGTCGTACGACGTCTTGCGCAGCAGGATCACCGGCACCCCCGGCGGCAGGTCCAGCTCCGACGCCTGCCGAGGCGTCGGCGGCCGCGCGGTGACCCGCTCCTCGACCCGGCTCACCTCGACGCCGACCGTGTGGAGCTGGTTCTGTGTGCCGCCCGGCCAGGGCTCGTTGGAGTCGTCCAGCAGATCGGGGTTCGCGGCGATCATG contains the following coding sequences:
- a CDS encoding amidohydrolase family protein, with product MATANRSTTDSSTKDLPKVISVDDHVIEPAHLFETWLPAKYRDRGPKPLTAGIGELEYIGGKYRFTTDPDGQITDWWEYEGDLFPYKRIIAAVGFSRDEMTLDGITREQMRRGCWDPKARLEDMDINHVEASLCFPTFPRFCGQTFAEAKDKEVGLACVRAYNDWMVEEWCGDSGGRLIPLCLIPLWDIDLAVAEIHRNAARGVRAVTFSEIPTYLGLPSIHSGYWDPFFAACEETGTVVNMHIGSSSQMPAASPDAPPAVQASLSFNNAMASMMDFLFSGVLVKFPRLKLAYSEGQMGWIPYALERADDVWEEHRAWGGVKDLIPEPPSTYYYRQIFCCFFRDKHGIEAIETVGVDNATFETDYPHVDSTWPETKRVAAEHVGGLSDEVAYKLLRGNAIRMLGLSFDQ
- a CDS encoding ferredoxin; translated protein: MKVRIDPTLCYGSAECVHRAPAVFDFVDEYGVVRPGREDSGDDPQVREAAERCPSQAISLTS
- a CDS encoding UTRA domain-containing protein, whose product is MLRDNHRHQWEKDRARRPLATRAATGATEHETGLQVRDLVFHARYREVAAPPELADSFGVPEGTALLERTYRTRCSAESAPFSLVTSYLVRAMIAANPDLLDDSNEPWPGGTQNQLHTVGVEVSRVEERVTARPPTPRQASELDLPPGVPVILLRKTSYDITDRVVEISEVTLPGDRAELVFTTSLERW
- a CDS encoding glycosyltransferase family 2 protein translates to MSAAVGRRVIIVTAVHGPSAAFLPDAHKSLREQELPAGWEWHWVIQEDGKTDEVRPHVPDDARVTFRQGRPGGPGVARTIALAHAEGEYVKILDADDQLTPGVLARDLAVLEADRTLGWTTSRVLDLLPDGTTAGFPGDPDEGPVERGAVLDFWKANDFRAPVHPATLCVRRDLLLALGGWMALPASEDTGLLLALNSVSRGWFSAEVGLLYRKWEGQATGQSAHLDPAERAARMAVAEARARALGSFGWRYPSDR